In a single window of the Flavobacterium ammoniigenes genome:
- a CDS encoding MotA/TolQ/ExbB proton channel family protein — MFSLLQLQSDTLANTASNVVVEKIATNTEISVLEFIFKGGFFLIPIAILLFYTIYVIIERYLYINKAATIDSRLMGDVRDQLHLGNLDLARSIAERSNSASGNILKEGILVVGRPIAEIESNMDRAADIEIAQMESRLGHLGLIAGIAPTLGFIGTISGVIKIFYSISVTENISIGNISGGLYEKMISSGSGLVVGIIAYSAYHLLNGKIDNFALKIQKQILEFVNIIQKA; from the coding sequence ATGTTTAGTTTACTACAATTACAGTCTGATACCCTTGCCAATACTGCCTCTAATGTAGTGGTTGAAAAAATCGCTACCAATACTGAAATCTCGGTTTTAGAATTCATATTCAAAGGCGGTTTCTTTTTGATTCCAATTGCTATTTTATTGTTTTATACTATTTATGTAATCATTGAACGTTACTTATACATTAACAAAGCGGCTACTATTGACAGCCGTTTGATGGGAGATGTGCGAGATCAATTGCATTTAGGTAATTTGGATTTAGCAAGAAGTATTGCCGAAAGAAGTAACTCAGCTTCTGGCAATATATTAAAAGAAGGAATCTTAGTTGTGGGTAGACCAATTGCCGAAATTGAATCGAATATGGATCGTGCAGCTGACATCGAAATTGCACAAATGGAAAGTCGTTTGGGTCATTTAGGGTTGATTGCAGGTATTGCACCTACATTAGGATTTATTGGAACGATCTCTGGAGTAATCAAGATTTTTTACAGTATTTCGGTTACAGAGAATATTAGTATTGGAAATATTTCTGGAGGTTTGTATGAGAAAATGATCAGTAGTGGTTCGGGATTGGTTGTAGGAATTATTGCCTACAGTGCCTATCACTTATTGAATGGTAAAATCGATAATTTTGCCTTGAAAATTCAGAAACAAATTTTAGAATTTGTCAATATTATTCAAAAAGCATAA
- a CDS encoding T9SS type A sorting domain-containing protein, translating into MKQLISFPKALILLLFLAIIPQQNLAQVSLPYSQNFEGSTSEWTLESSSPNKWVVGTAAKNGGSKGLYISDDNGSSNTYSNTLSVSGEEFLYASFDVDLTNVENSELKFDWKCNGEWGADYGEVYIESGGVQTLVCSQFELYNSSTFTNKTINLFDYRGHIIKIKFLWHYDFSTVNNPPLAIDNVSIVQVITPPNIQTPGVGLQSITQTSATSSNTILSAGTNSIISRGVVYGTSPNPTLSDNVITSGSGIGSFQIELNNLAIRTHYYLRTFATTSAGTYYSSEYNFYTTNIDTPTATSATLINNKGFKANWNAVSYATGYKLDVSTSSTVFSNYRAEAPFLTFDFEGSPVHLNNNSLSNSNNQYKSIETNGPATFSSPGVIGTTFWSVSGTMYYRITFNTLNQYNIKFSSKQKSTLDGPKNFKLQYTLTYDGAENWIDVPGGSIICGTDFTTGAINDLQLPDVLSNKSYVSLRLLLTSDTAVNGGSIQQSGENYIDDIQLKGSEDQTLVSGFDNLTVSGTSKEVTGLDAPVTYYYRVRAVTSTTTSANSNVITAATVCTPSAQATSYVFGTDTSAPASKITFSFQAAVPAATGYVVVRYAHGATPTAPTDGTTYTIGSSLGTGTVVYAGTNTSGTATGLSANTEYDFYTYAYNSSSGCTMIYKASSPLSGSYKTCVVVPTLSTSSAITNTGFTANWNAVSGATSYSIHIYTNSNFTQQLSGSPFTSNTNSYSATGLSPSTTYYFKVKAIGPNSCDSGLSSSGSVTLLCTPLTQPTNYQFGFDSTYRSTAIIFSYQPTTIASTGYLTVVYAHGATPTAPVSGTSYTIGDTIGSGTVAYSGSFNFWEINNLTPNTEYDFYTYAFNTTQICTKEYNLVNPLFGTFKTCVTSPSLSSVSSITNTGFTANWSTVSGAINYTLEVFSDSGLNTYVTGSPFTANTNSYAVSGLSNTGTYYYRVSANGAASCSSSASLVQGPISLECNPPTSLAATALATATTINSISAEFTAAASNAPDSYLVVRTTTNTQPVPVNGTTYTVGSNSIGFIEYVNTIAGSWTSSGLTANTTYYYWVFSAISTNCFNAPVYSTSTTSFSEKANATATWTGAVSSSWNTGGNWSTGAVPTSTDNIVIDSNASNSTELDTNFTLATGQKLTLSGTGTLTINPTSRLTIAGYADFGGKPVTFKSTSAGTATLGQITGTLTGATNVTIERYIPAKRAWRAITAPLKGWNYSSVYSSWMNNNQSGVSDATGMLVFGPTTSWGIQMAQNYNLLTYNANDTWSGVSMPIASGTLFSSTINNAFMAFITGPFGSSNITSGATATTLKAKGELITGTQTYSSLSASEYKFIGNPYASPISPSAILTDNANFSNIWVWDPELGSLGAYVVYSGSAYSNTSGSYSSNQPIQSGQAFFVKPNTTSNFIINESHKSTTVDNGLFDKSKAPTKSLQAPSVLLRVNLLKQLENKWKPFDAVMALFDANASNAIDAKDAVKMFNPNNNITIQNNGISLMAEHRALPTPQEALQLRLGDIDTGSEYKLAIQTEDFSTLGLSVNLVDLVTNTTVPITLNGTITEYNFVPSATQNATDRFKIVFGAPLSIDTIASNDITVFPNPLTGSSYQIHFENIPFGNYRYAILNTLGQVVDHGKINLTNTLNKTLTPNIILQNGIYILKLVDEQNKNYSVKLLIEQ; encoded by the coding sequence ATGAAACAATTAATTTCCTTTCCTAAGGCCTTAATTTTATTGCTATTTTTGGCAATAATACCACAACAAAACTTGGCGCAAGTAAGCTTGCCTTATTCTCAAAATTTTGAAGGAAGCACTTCGGAGTGGACTTTAGAATCGAGTTCGCCAAACAAATGGGTAGTTGGAACGGCTGCAAAAAATGGCGGTTCGAAAGGATTGTATATTTCTGATGATAATGGTTCCTCTAATACCTATTCAAATACCCTCTCAGTTTCAGGAGAGGAATTTCTATACGCTAGTTTTGATGTCGATTTAACTAATGTTGAAAATTCAGAATTGAAATTTGATTGGAAATGTAACGGTGAATGGGGAGCTGATTACGGTGAAGTATATATAGAATCTGGTGGTGTACAAACTCTAGTTTGTTCTCAATTTGAATTGTACAATTCATCAACGTTCACAAACAAAACAATTAATTTATTTGACTATAGAGGCCATATAATCAAAATTAAATTTTTATGGCACTACGATTTTTCTACGGTTAATAACCCACCCCTTGCAATAGATAATGTTTCAATAGTTCAAGTTATTACTCCTCCAAATATACAAACTCCAGGCGTCGGTTTACAATCTATAACTCAAACTAGCGCAACTTCTTCCAACACTATATTAAGCGCAGGAACCAATTCAATTATTTCAAGAGGAGTAGTATATGGGACATCGCCAAATCCTACTTTATCTGATAATGTGATTACTTCTGGATCTGGGATAGGTAGTTTCCAAATAGAATTAAATAATTTGGCGATAAGAACTCATTATTATCTTAGAACATTTGCTACCACGAGTGCCGGGACTTATTATTCAAGCGAGTATAATTTTTACACCACAAATATTGACACTCCTACAGCAACTTCGGCAACTTTAATCAATAATAAAGGGTTCAAAGCAAATTGGAACGCAGTTAGTTATGCTACAGGCTACAAATTAGATGTTTCTACTTCCTCAACTGTTTTTTCCAATTACAGGGCTGAAGCTCCATTTTTAACTTTTGATTTTGAAGGTTCTCCCGTACATCTTAATAACAATTCATTAAGTAATTCAAATAACCAGTATAAATCAATAGAAACTAATGGTCCAGCGACTTTTTCATCTCCTGGAGTTATAGGAACTACATTTTGGTCTGTAAGTGGCACAATGTATTATAGAATTACATTTAACACATTAAATCAATATAATATTAAATTTTCTTCCAAGCAAAAGTCTACATTAGATGGCCCAAAAAATTTTAAACTACAATATACTTTAACCTATGATGGCGCAGAAAACTGGATTGATGTGCCAGGTGGTTCGATTATATGTGGAACTGATTTTACCACTGGTGCAATTAATGATTTGCAACTGCCTGATGTATTAAGTAATAAATCTTATGTTTCTTTAAGATTGCTGCTAACATCAGACACTGCTGTTAATGGAGGTTCTATCCAGCAGTCTGGAGAAAATTATATTGATGATATTCAACTTAAAGGAAGTGAAGATCAAACCTTAGTGAGTGGTTTTGATAATTTAACAGTTTCGGGAACCTCAAAAGAAGTGACCGGATTGGATGCACCCGTTACTTATTATTATAGAGTTAGAGCTGTAACATCAACAACTACTTCAGCTAACTCTAATGTAATTACAGCAGCTACTGTTTGTACTCCAAGTGCACAAGCTACGTCTTATGTATTTGGTACCGATACTTCAGCACCTGCGAGTAAGATTACTTTTTCATTTCAAGCGGCGGTACCAGCTGCGACAGGCTATGTAGTAGTGCGTTATGCCCATGGTGCAACGCCTACAGCTCCCACTGATGGAACAACCTATACTATTGGAAGTAGTTTAGGTACTGGAACAGTAGTGTATGCAGGCACAAATACCTCAGGGACAGCAACCGGTTTAAGTGCAAATACAGAATATGATTTTTATACTTATGCGTACAACTCTTCTTCGGGATGTACAATGATTTATAAGGCATCTTCCCCTTTATCAGGTTCTTATAAAACCTGTGTGGTTGTACCTACATTGAGCACTTCATCAGCGATAACCAATACTGGTTTTACTGCAAACTGGAATGCCGTTTCAGGAGCCACCTCCTATAGTATACATATTTATACCAATTCAAATTTCACACAACAACTAAGTGGTTCTCCATTTACTTCAAATACAAACTCGTATTCAGCTACTGGCCTATCTCCATCCACTACCTATTACTTTAAAGTCAAAGCCATTGGACCTAATAGTTGTGACAGTGGTTTGTCAAGTTCAGGGTCAGTAACCTTACTTTGTACCCCTCTCACACAACCTACAAATTATCAGTTTGGGTTTGATTCAACATATCGATCTACAGCAATTATTTTCTCATACCAACCCACAACAATTGCTTCTACTGGTTATTTGACAGTAGTTTATGCACACGGAGCAACACCAACCGCTCCAGTTAGTGGTACAAGTTACACTATAGGTGATACTATAGGTTCAGGAACTGTTGCCTACTCTGGTTCATTTAATTTCTGGGAGATTAATAATCTTACTCCAAATACTGAATACGACTTTTACACGTATGCGTTCAACACCACGCAAATTTGTACCAAAGAATATAATTTAGTTAACCCATTATTCGGAACCTTTAAAACGTGTGTTACTTCACCTTCGTTAAGTTCAGTATCTTCTATTACAAATACAGGATTTACAGCTAATTGGAGTACTGTTTCAGGAGCTATAAATTATACACTAGAAGTATTTTCAGACTCTGGATTGAATACTTATGTAACTGGATCCCCATTTACTGCTAACACAAATTCCTATGCTGTTTCCGGTTTATCTAATACAGGAACCTATTATTATAGAGTATCTGCAAATGGTGCAGCCTCATGTTCAAGTAGTGCCTCTTTAGTTCAAGGACCTATTAGTCTTGAATGTAATCCTCCTACAAGTTTAGCAGCAACCGCATTGGCAACCGCTACAACCATAAACTCTATTTCAGCAGAATTCACAGCTGCTGCTTCAAATGCACCTGATAGTTATTTGGTTGTAAGAACAACTACAAATACACAACCAGTGCCTGTTAACGGAACTACTTATACAGTAGGAAGTAATTCAATCGGTTTTATAGAATATGTCAATACTATAGCAGGATCTTGGACGTCTAGCGGACTAACTGCAAATACGACATACTACTATTGGGTATTCTCAGCAATCTCAACCAATTGTTTTAATGCACCGGTATACAGTACTTCGACTACTTCTTTTTCAGAAAAAGCAAATGCAACTGCAACATGGACAGGTGCTGTAAGTAGTTCGTGGAACACAGGAGGAAACTGGTCTACTGGAGCTGTTCCTACTTCAACCGATAACATAGTTATTGATTCGAATGCATCCAATAGTACCGAATTAGATACCAACTTTACCCTAGCTACAGGTCAAAAACTAACGCTATCCGGTACAGGGACTTTAACTATTAATCCTACTTCAAGGTTAACGATAGCTGGTTATGCTGATTTTGGAGGAAAACCAGTTACCTTTAAATCCACTAGTGCGGGAACCGCAACTTTAGGTCAAATTACTGGAACATTGACTGGAGCAACCAATGTAACTATCGAAAGATATATCCCAGCCAAAAGAGCTTGGCGAGCCATCACTGCCCCTTTAAAAGGATGGAATTATTCTTCTGTTTATTCGTCATGGATGAACAACAACCAATCGGGAGTTTCAGATGCTACAGGAATGTTGGTATTCGGACCTACAACCAGTTGGGGTATTCAAATGGCGCAGAATTATAACCTATTAACTTATAATGCCAATGATACTTGGAGTGGCGTTTCGATGCCAATTGCAAGCGGAACCTTATTTTCGTCTACCATAAACAATGCCTTCATGGCCTTTATTACGGGTCCGTTTGGAAGTTCAAATATCACTTCAGGTGCTACAGCTACCACTTTAAAAGCAAAGGGAGAATTAATTACGGGCACACAAACTTATTCTAGCCTTTCGGCAAGTGAATACAAATTTATTGGAAATCCTTATGCGAGTCCAATTAGCCCAAGTGCAATTTTAACAGACAATGCAAACTTTAGTAATATTTGGGTTTGGGATCCAGAATTAGGATCTCTTGGTGCTTATGTTGTTTATTCAGGTTCTGCATATAGTAATACTTCGGGAAGTTATTCTTCAAATCAACCGATCCAAAGTGGTCAAGCTTTCTTTGTAAAACCAAATACAACATCTAATTTTATTATCAATGAAAGCCACAAATCGACGACGGTAGATAATGGTTTATTCGACAAGTCAAAAGCGCCAACTAAATCACTTCAAGCTCCATCTGTCCTACTTCGAGTGAACTTGTTGAAACAACTTGAAAATAAATGGAAACCATTTGATGCAGTTATGGCGTTATTCGATGCCAATGCTTCCAATGCTATTGATGCAAAAGATGCTGTTAAAATGTTCAATCCAAATAACAACATTACTATTCAAAATAACGGCATTTCATTAATGGCAGAACATAGAGCATTACCAACGCCTCAAGAGGCATTACAATTACGTTTAGGTGATATTGATACAGGATCAGAATACAAATTAGCCATCCAAACTGAAGATTTTTCTACTCTTGGTTTGTCAGTCAATTTGGTAGATTTAGTTACTAATACAACGGTCCCTATTACATTGAATGGAACAATAACAGAATACAACTTTGTTCCTTCGGCAACTCAAAATGCTACGGATCGCTTCAAAATTGTTTTTGGTGCGCCATTGTCAATTGATACAATCGCTTCAAACGATATTACTGTTTTTCCAAATCCGTTGACTGGATCAAGTTACCAGATTCATTTTGAAAACATCCCTTTTGGAAATTATAGATATGCTATCTTGAACACTTTAGGACAAGTTGTAGATCATGGGAAAATTAACTTAACGAATACTTTAAATAAAACGTTAACTCCTAATATTATACTTCAAAATGGTATTTATATTTTAAAATTAGTTGACGAACAAAACAAAAATTATTCAGTAAAATTATTAATAGAACAATAA
- a CDS encoding NrtR DNA-binding winged helix domain-containing protein — protein MLKEVIANQKNYQPGLSTDCVIFGFHDNQLKVLLIKTKFSEDWALPGGFVLLDEGIDEAAVHVLKGRTGLEGIFLRQFATFGQANRNSIEKSQQVLDFYGISSEEGQWFLNRFVTIGYYALVDFLKAVPQPEGKNEIVEWIDCNAVPSLIVDLKEIFDKALETLRMELNQVPVGYNLLPEKFTIPELQKLYETILGRQLDRRNFLRKITSIGILTKLDEKKSNVAHKAPNLYSFDKDRYEEVLKIGLHQGW, from the coding sequence ATGTTAAAAGAAGTTATCGCAAACCAAAAAAATTACCAACCGGGTTTATCTACGGATTGTGTTATTTTTGGATTTCATGACAATCAATTAAAAGTATTGTTAATCAAAACCAAATTCAGTGAAGATTGGGCTTTGCCAGGAGGTTTTGTTCTTTTAGATGAAGGGATTGATGAGGCTGCAGTTCATGTATTAAAGGGACGGACAGGATTAGAAGGGATTTTTCTTAGACAATTCGCTACTTTTGGTCAAGCTAACAGAAATTCTATTGAGAAGAGTCAACAAGTATTGGATTTTTATGGAATTTCATCGGAGGAAGGACAATGGTTTTTAAACCGTTTTGTAACTATAGGTTATTATGCTTTAGTTGATTTTTTGAAAGCCGTTCCGCAACCTGAAGGGAAAAATGAAATTGTAGAATGGATTGATTGTAATGCGGTTCCTAGTTTAATTGTAGACCTCAAAGAAATTTTTGATAAAGCACTTGAAACACTTCGAATGGAATTGAATCAAGTTCCTGTGGGCTATAATTTATTACCAGAAAAATTCACGATTCCTGAATTACAAAAATTATACGAAACCATTTTAGGCAGACAACTCGACCGCCGCAACTTTCTACGTAAAATAACTTCCATTGGGATTTTGACGAAATTGGATGAAAAGAAAAGTAATGTCGCTCACAAAGCGCCTAACTTGTATTCTTTTGATAAAGATCGATACGAAGAAGTCTTGAAAATTGGTTTGCACCAAGGTTGGTAA
- a CDS encoding exosortase/archaeosortase family protein: protein MVLDINMKNRILQYYHSFINETPPTIRAFLRNALIVFAVWKIVYLVFLYEHRILDKPLTNHIGISTAWFLNHCTPLDGFSATAIEKQSIFEGQMQFSKVSQVRHHGKDILLIADPCNGLELIILFIGFILCFPSTIYKKIVFILSGVAIIDLANIVRCGGLVFLKRFYDYDLFQFAHHYVFKITLYGIIFMLWMLFTKNIKIKNVVI, encoded by the coding sequence TTGGTTTTAGATATTAATATGAAGAATCGTATTTTACAATATTATCATTCTTTTATAAATGAAACCCCGCCAACAATAAGAGCATTTCTTAGAAATGCTCTTATTGTTTTTGCTGTTTGGAAGATAGTCTATTTAGTTTTTTTATACGAACACCGAATTCTTGACAAACCATTAACAAATCATATTGGTATAAGTACGGCTTGGTTTCTCAACCACTGTACTCCTTTAGATGGTTTTAGCGCTACTGCAATTGAGAAACAATCAATATTTGAGGGTCAAATGCAGTTTAGTAAAGTTTCACAAGTACGACATCATGGAAAGGATATTTTATTGATAGCAGATCCTTGTAACGGGCTGGAATTAATCATATTATTCATAGGATTTATTTTGTGTTTTCCTTCAACGATTTACAAAAAAATTGTTTTTATTTTATCTGGTGTTGCAATAATTGATTTAGCCAATATTGTACGATGTGGTGGATTGGTATTTTTAAAGAGATTTTATGATTATGATTTGTTTCAATTTGCTCATCATTATGTTTTTAAAATCACACTATATGGTATCATTTTTATGCTTTGGATGCTATTTACAAAAAATATAAAAATCAAGAATGTCGTTATATAA
- a CDS encoding PID-CTERM protein-sorting domain-containing protein, which yields MKTVIKTIFVALLFFCSLEAFSGNMFPIRLQAPSNPGNDPGNGVPVDGGITALLVGGAIYGAKKLNERKNQK from the coding sequence ATGAAAACAGTTATTAAAACAATATTTGTAGCACTTTTATTTTTTTGTAGTTTAGAGGCATTCTCTGGTAATATGTTCCCTATTCGACTACAAGCACCTTCAAATCCAGGAAATGATCCAGGAAATGGAGTGCCAGTAGATGGAGGAATTACAGCTCTTTTAGTAGGAGGTGCAATTTATGGAGCAAAAAAACTAAATGAAAGAAAAAATCAAAAATAA
- a CDS encoding bifunctional folylpolyglutamate synthase/dihydrofolate synthase: MTYSETLNWLFNQLPMYQLQGASAYKKDLTNVHVLMDYLGHPESQLQCIHVAGTNGKGSCSHMLASVLQEAGFKVGLYTSPHLKDFRERIKINGQMVSEAFVCDFVNQHQSFFEANDMSFFEMSVGLAFDYFTKEKIDIAIIEVGMGGRLDATNIISPLVSVITNIGLDHTQFLGNTLTAIAAEKAGIIKSNTPVVIGEYTSETQPVFLATAKANQSPVYFASDLIATAYPSDLIGDYQIHNKKTVLQTLTVLNQQTNFKTTEKDWEKGLAQVVKNTGLEGRWQQLGAAPKIICDTAHNTHGLSIVLNQIQKEPFDQLHFVFGVVNDKDLDEVLPLFPKNAIYYFCKPNIPRGLEAAILAQKATPFGLNGKIYNSVSAAYEKAKQNAQPTDFIYVGGSTFVVAEIL, from the coding sequence ATGACCTATTCTGAAACCCTAAATTGGCTCTTCAATCAACTCCCGATGTACCAACTTCAGGGGGCTTCTGCCTACAAGAAAGATTTGACTAATGTCCATGTATTAATGGATTATTTGGGTCATCCCGAAAGCCAATTACAATGCATTCATGTAGCCGGTACTAATGGTAAAGGCTCTTGTTCACATATGTTAGCGTCTGTATTGCAAGAAGCCGGTTTCAAAGTGGGATTGTATACTTCTCCACATTTAAAGGACTTTAGAGAACGCATCAAAATCAACGGCCAAATGGTGTCTGAAGCTTTTGTTTGTGATTTCGTCAACCAACATCAATCGTTTTTTGAAGCCAACGACATGAGTTTTTTCGAAATGAGTGTGGGCTTGGCTTTTGATTATTTTACCAAAGAAAAAATTGACATCGCGATCATAGAAGTAGGAATGGGTGGCCGATTGGACGCGACGAATATCATTTCGCCATTGGTTTCTGTAATTACCAATATTGGTTTGGACCATACACAGTTTCTTGGAAATACACTAACGGCTATTGCAGCCGAGAAAGCTGGCATCATCAAATCGAATACCCCAGTAGTTATTGGCGAGTATACATCGGAAACACAGCCCGTTTTTTTGGCTACAGCCAAAGCCAATCAGAGCCCAGTCTACTTTGCATCCGATTTGATTGCAACGGCTTATCCGTCGGATCTAATTGGCGATTACCAAATCCACAATAAAAAGACAGTTCTGCAAACCCTTACCGTTTTAAATCAACAGACCAACTTCAAAACCACTGAAAAGGATTGGGAAAAAGGATTGGCTCAGGTAGTAAAAAACACAGGCTTAGAAGGACGCTGGCAACAACTAGGAGCGGCTCCCAAAATAATTTGCGATACCGCACACAATACGCATGGTTTGTCCATTGTGTTAAACCAAATCCAAAAAGAACCCTTTGATCAACTCCATTTTGTTTTCGGAGTGGTCAATGATAAAGATTTGGACGAAGTACTCCCTTTATTTCCGAAAAATGCGATCTATTATTTTTGCAAACCCAATATTCCTCGCGGACTAGAAGCTGCCATTTTAGCCCAAAAAGCAACACCATTTGGACTGAACGGAAAAATATATAATTCTGTTTCAGCCGCTTACGAAAAAGCGAAGCAAAATGCACAACCTACTGATTTTATCTATGTTGGCGGAAGCACCTTTGTAGTTGCAGAAATTTTATAA
- a CDS encoding GIY-YIG nuclease family protein yields the protein MLFQVYLLFSESKNRYYIGYSSNLEARLIRHNQKSKGFTGNTNDWKVVYTEQYNTKEEAQKRELQIKSWKSRIKIQELISTK from the coding sequence ATGTTATTCCAAGTCTACTTACTCTTTAGTGAATCGAAAAATCGATACTACATAGGATACAGCTCTAATTTAGAAGCGCGTTTGATTCGTCACAACCAAAAAAGCAAAGGATTTACAGGTAATACTAACGATTGGAAAGTAGTTTATACTGAACAATATAATACAAAAGAAGAAGCACAAAAACGTGAACTTCAAATCAAATCTTGGAAAAGCAGAATAAAAATTCAAGAGCTTATTTCAACTAAATAA
- a CDS encoding glycosidase, with translation MSSITTTKSISNGVMLNAYPDSIGSQLKDIVSMLQLPEFKDTFSLFYVLPTFFNSDLDRGFSIVDYNINEELVSKQDIEALKALNIQLKFDIVLNHLSVASPQFKDLIAHGDQSKFKDFFIDWNEFWKGNGTLGEDGIIVPNKEYLDKLFMRKSGLPILNIVFPDGQERPYWNTFYQKVSFQKISVADLQSLTSISAEEADTICEKINNAIDENIDIQTIDLGHDKELTAEVLKIVNSKREYLGQMDVNANSPLVWEFYEDVLAKVASYGGQILRLDAFAYLHKAIGESNFFNKPGTWDYLARINEIAQRNNLQLLPEIHAEYGLHLHEEVAKEGYAIYDFFLPGLCIHAIEKGSNKALLTWANDIITKGLKTVNMLGCHDGIPVLDLKGKEVNGVYQKGLLEDNEIEDLMNLIIERGGLVKNLYGADGKKISYYQVNATYFSALGESEQKLALARAIQLFMPGIPQIWYLDIFAGANDYAGVEKAGKDGHKEINRTTLSTEAIHAGLKREVVLKQLDLLRLRNTSKAFSGSLEFGDAADNELHLIWKNEDDMAQLKANLTTHEFSIQYTDSGELKTL, from the coding sequence ATGTCATCAATTACAACTACAAAAAGCATTTCTAACGGCGTTATGTTGAACGCGTATCCAGATAGTATTGGATCTCAATTAAAGGATATCGTTAGCATGTTGCAACTACCAGAATTCAAGGATACTTTCTCTCTTTTTTATGTATTGCCTACTTTTTTTAATAGTGATTTAGACCGAGGCTTTTCTATTGTTGACTATAACATTAATGAAGAATTAGTTTCCAAACAAGACATCGAAGCCTTGAAAGCTTTGAATATTCAGTTGAAATTTGACATTGTATTGAATCACTTATCCGTTGCTTCTCCTCAATTTAAAGATTTGATTGCTCACGGAGATCAATCCAAATTCAAAGATTTTTTTATTGACTGGAATGAATTCTGGAAAGGCAACGGAACGCTTGGAGAAGATGGAATTATAGTTCCAAATAAAGAATATTTGGACAAACTGTTCATGCGAAAATCAGGTTTGCCCATTTTAAATATCGTATTTCCTGACGGACAAGAAAGACCCTATTGGAACACTTTTTATCAAAAAGTTAGCTTTCAAAAAATCAGTGTTGCCGACTTACAATCTCTAACTAGCATTTCAGCAGAAGAAGCCGATACTATTTGCGAAAAAATAAATAATGCTATTGACGAAAATATTGATATTCAAACTATTGATTTAGGTCATGACAAAGAACTAACGGCTGAAGTACTGAAAATTGTAAACAGCAAGCGGGAGTATTTAGGCCAAATGGATGTGAATGCCAATTCGCCTTTGGTTTGGGAATTTTATGAAGACGTTTTGGCTAAAGTGGCGAGTTACGGCGGACAAATTTTACGTTTGGATGCTTTTGCGTATTTGCACAAAGCCATTGGCGAAAGTAATTTCTTCAACAAACCGGGTACTTGGGATTATTTGGCTCGAATTAACGAAATTGCCCAACGAAATAATTTGCAATTATTACCCGAAATTCACGCCGAATACGGTTTGCATTTGCACGAGGAAGTAGCCAAAGAAGGTTATGCTATTTACGATTTCTTCTTGCCTGGATTGTGTATTCACGCGATTGAAAAAGGAAGCAACAAAGCACTTTTGACTTGGGCGAATGACATTATCACCAAAGGCTTGAAAACAGTCAACATGTTAGGTTGCCACGATGGAATTCCTGTTTTGGATTTGAAAGGAAAAGAAGTGAATGGTGTGTACCAAAAAGGATTGTTGGAAGATAACGAAATCGAAGACTTGATGAACCTCATCATTGAACGAGGTGGTTTGGTGAAGAATCTATACGGTGCCGACGGTAAAAAAATATCGTATTACCAAGTGAATGCGACTTACTTTAGTGCGCTTGGAGAAAGCGAACAAAAATTAGCCTTAGCTAGAGCCATCCAACTCTTTATGCCGGGAATTCCTCAAATTTGGTATTTGGATATTTTTGCGGGTGCCAATGATTATGCAGGAGTAGAAAAAGCAGGAAAAGACGGTCACAAAGAAATCAACCGAACTACCTTAAGTACCGAAGCTATTCATGCAGGATTGAAAAGAGAAGTTGTTCTCAAACAATTGGATTTACTTCGTCTACGCAATACCTCAAAAGCCTTCTCAGGAAGTTTAGAATTTGGAGACGCTGCTGACAATGAATTGCACCTTATTTGGAAAAACGAAGACGATATGGCGCAATTGAAAGCCAATCTGACCACACATGAATTTTCGATTCAGTATACTGATTCCGGAGAATTGAAAACATTATAA